A window of Emcibacter sp. SYSU 3D8 genomic DNA:
AGGCCGATGCGCTCACGCAGCGCCGCATCGCGCGCCAGCTTCTCCATCGCGCCCGCCAGTGCCGCCGCGTCGCCCGGCGGGACGATGAACGGCGCGTTCTCGGCAGCCACCATCGCCGGCACGTCGCCCACCGCCGTCGCCGCCACCGCCAGGCCGGCGGCCATGGCCTCGAGTACCGCATTGGGAATCTGTTCGGTCGAGGATGACAGCGCGAAGATGTCGAGCCTGGGGTAAATGTTCTCGACATCCTCCACCATGCCGGTGAATTCGACGTCGCCGCCCAGCCCCAGCTGACCGGCATGGGCTTCGAGCCGAACCCGCTCCGCCCCGTCGCCGGCGATGATCAGACGGGCGGGCATGACGGCGCGCAGCGCGGCGAAAGCGTCGAGCAGCAGATCGAGCCGCTTTTCCTCCCGTAATACCGCGACGGTACCGATGGTCGGGACCGGACGGCGGGCGCGCCCCATCGCCGCGGCGGCGAACTTTCCGGTGGCAATACCGTCGGGCACAAGGCGCAGGCGTTGGGCGCCGAGCCCCCAGCTTTCCTGCGCCCGCTGCATCAGCGTTCGAGAGGGTACCACCGTCAGCACCCGGCCCGAGAGAACCTTGCGCCGGATCAGCGCCCGACGCCGATAATCGGCACTTGCCTCATCCGAGCCGAAACCGCTTTCCACATGCAGCAGTCGCGGCGCGCCGGCGAGGCGCCCCGCCAGCGTCCACTCGATGCTGCCCCAGTTGTTGGTGACCATCACGTCCGGCGCCGCCTGCCGGATGAACCGGCGGTACGCCCGAAGGCGGCTTGGCAGGCTCAGTCCCGTTCCGGGTGCGGGCGGGTAGGCGACATCGAGCGCCGGATCGATGCGGTCGCGGCACTCGAGACCGCCGTTGATCGAGATGATGCTGTG
This region includes:
- a CDS encoding glycosyltransferase family 4 protein; translated protein: MIRHLLHVFPAFELGGAQIRTATWINGLGPAFRHSIISINGGLECRDRIDPALDVAYPPAPGTGLSLPSRLRAYRRFIRQAAPDVMVTNNWGSIEWTLAGRLAGAPRLLHVESGFGSDEASADYRRRALIRRKVLSGRVLTVVPSRTLMQRAQESWGLGAQRLRLVPDGIATGKFAAAAMGRARRPVPTIGTVAVLREEKRLDLLLDAFAALRAVMPARLIIAGDGAERVRLEAHAGQLGLGGDVEFTGMVEDVENIYPRLDIFALSSSTEQIPNAVLEAMAAGLAVAATAVGDVPAMVAAENAPFIVPPGDAAALAGAMEKLARDAALRERIGLANQRRASEVYDVAAMVAAYKALMDG